One window from the genome of Gimesia aquarii encodes:
- the trpA gene encoding tryptophan synthase subunit alpha codes for MSSEGRMAFMPFITAGDPDLDTTVAVLKELANCGVDLIEIGFPYSDPIADGPVIQESYTRALNNHFQVHELFDVLKSLSSDQTTTLPPLVGMVSYAIIFRYGAEKFLNEASAAGFSGLIVPDLPGDEALEFSQKTQLANLDLVQLVSPLTPEDRTKRIVQSASGFIYCISVAGTTGVRDELPAELTVHLESLRQLTDLPLAVGFGISKPEHVDTLRGKADGFIIGSAIVKQFAAFSDSNQTREEVISSIGNYATEMMSATRG; via the coding sequence GTGAGCTCAGAAGGCCGGATGGCGTTTATGCCATTTATTACTGCCGGTGATCCTGATCTTGATACAACAGTTGCCGTTTTAAAAGAATTAGCAAACTGCGGCGTTGATCTCATTGAAATCGGTTTTCCTTATAGTGATCCTATCGCCGACGGCCCCGTGATTCAGGAGTCCTATACACGCGCCTTGAATAATCATTTCCAAGTACATGAACTATTTGATGTATTAAAGTCGCTATCCTCAGATCAGACCACAACACTACCACCTCTGGTTGGCATGGTCTCCTACGCAATCATCTTTCGCTATGGTGCTGAGAAATTTTTAAACGAAGCAAGTGCCGCTGGATTCTCTGGGCTGATTGTCCCCGATTTGCCTGGTGATGAAGCATTAGAGTTTTCACAAAAAACACAATTGGCGAACTTAGATCTGGTACAACTCGTTTCCCCATTGACCCCGGAAGATCGTACGAAACGTATCGTTCAATCTGCCAGTGGATTCATCTATTGTATCTCAGTCGCAGGAACGACGGGAGTGCGCGATGAATTGCCTGCGGAGTTAACCGTACACCTGGAATCACTTCGTCAATTGACAGATCTTCCCCTGGCTGTTGGTTTTGGAATTAGCAAACCAGAACATGTCGATACGTTACGTGGTAAGGCCGATGGATTCATTATTGGCTCTGCAATTGTGAAACAGTTTGCAGCCTTTTCTGATTCCAATCAAACCCGTGAGGAAGTGATTTCGTCAATAGGCAATTATGCCACTGAAATGATGAGTGCAACCAGAGGTTGA
- a CDS encoding glycosyltransferase family 2 protein has translation MLSIMIPTLNESESLPQLYQEICDTSQEHNIDLEMIFIDDGSTDTSWEIISKFAANDGRVSGIRFRRNFAKAAALTAGMRAARGSVIMMMDADLQDNPKEIPRFLEKLDEGYDVVNGWKERRLDPWHKVYPSKVFNWMVGKLTGLWLHDHNCGFKLFRKEVAAELRIYGELHRFIPVLADSRGFKVTEISVHHRERQHGHSKYGVRRFLRGFLDLLTVRFLTGYGQRPQHMLGAVGLICLLLGGLGLGYLALIWILTNLFGLGLGPIGNRPLLAYSIAATILGGQAISLGLLAELIVAYTGRHQDSYSIAERTESTAQNEQEIIV, from the coding sequence ATGCTCTCTATCATGATTCCGACTTTGAATGAATCAGAAAGTCTGCCACAATTATATCAGGAAATCTGTGACACGAGCCAAGAGCATAACATTGATCTGGAAATGATCTTTATTGACGATGGTTCCACAGACACCTCTTGGGAAATAATTTCTAAATTTGCCGCCAATGATGGTCGTGTTTCCGGAATTCGATTCCGAAGAAATTTTGCCAAAGCGGCTGCATTGACTGCAGGCATGCGAGCGGCACGTGGGTCTGTGATCATGATGATGGATGCCGACCTGCAAGACAACCCTAAAGAGATTCCCCGTTTTCTGGAGAAACTGGATGAAGGATATGATGTTGTCAATGGTTGGAAAGAAAGACGTCTCGATCCGTGGCATAAAGTATATCCCAGTAAAGTATTTAACTGGATGGTTGGCAAGCTGACCGGATTGTGGCTTCACGATCATAACTGTGGCTTTAAATTATTTCGTAAAGAGGTTGCCGCCGAGCTTCGCATTTATGGGGAATTACATCGGTTCATCCCAGTTCTTGCAGATTCAAGAGGTTTCAAAGTAACAGAAATTTCAGTACACCATCGGGAACGACAACACGGCCATTCCAAATATGGTGTTCGTCGTTTTTTGAGAGGCTTTCTGGACCTGTTAACAGTTCGCTTTTTGACTGGTTATGGACAGCGTCCTCAACATATGTTGGGAGCTGTGGGCCTCATTTGTCTGTTGTTGGGTGGATTAGGTCTGGGATATCTAGCACTGATTTGGATTCTGACCAATTTGTTTGGGTTGGGATTAGGGCCGATTGGCAATCGACCTTTACTCGCTTATTCTATAGCCGCGACAATTCTGGGAGGGCAGGCAATCAGTCTCGGTCTATTGGCGGAATTAATCGTTGCCTATACTGGACGTCATCAAGATTCCTATAGCATCGCGGAGAGAACAGAGAGTACCGCACAAAATGAGCAAGAAATAATCGTCTAA
- a CDS encoding ASCH domain-containing protein, producing the protein MTRVIKHPDKSLPALGLRQPWAELILRGIKTIELRSSQTHIRGPIYIYASKTIAKTPHAKAAAEQAGINVDKLPTGVLIGTVEIINSFPASAKHSAASGIPATLLKGKYGWELANPRRMRTLLVPDYLPYGVWFYPFLRKYTDTRK; encoded by the coding sequence ATGACAAGAGTAATCAAACATCCCGACAAAAGTCTACCTGCCTTGGGACTTAGACAGCCGTGGGCAGAGCTGATTCTACGAGGTATTAAAACGATTGAGCTGCGTTCCAGTCAGACTCATATCCGTGGTCCGATTTATATTTATGCTTCGAAAACAATCGCAAAAACACCTCACGCGAAAGCTGCCGCTGAACAAGCAGGAATTAATGTCGATAAACTTCCTACTGGAGTTTTGATCGGAACCGTCGAAATCATCAACTCATTTCCTGCCAGTGCAAAACATAGTGCTGCATCAGGAATACCAGCGACACTTTTGAAGGGGAAATATGGCTGGGAACTGGCAAATCCTCGGCGTATGAGAACTTTATTAGTTCCCGATTATTTACCTTATGGTGTCTGGTTTTATCCTTTTTTGCGGAAATACACTGATACTCGGAAGTAG
- a CDS encoding MBL fold metallo-hydrolase RNA specificity domain-containing protein: MKITFLGAAGEVTGSQHLIETDSRQILLDCGLFQGHREESYIKNSRFAYPPESLDAVFLSHGHMDHCGNLPRLYSKGFRGPVFCTSSTADIAEIMLKDSARIQEEDARYLARKLTEKHPPIEPLYSEDDVNGVVKHFERLDYHEWHELGDDLKVRFLDAGHILGSAIIEMKIKDQREWRHIVFTGDLGRRDLPLLRDPEPIEGCEVLISESTYGNRVHEKASDMKEELFQILDEAYRVEGRVIIPAFSLGRTQQIIYYLNDLYNEKRLPYIPIFVDSPLSTRLVSVFRHHIHDMDDEVKNVIESDKDPFGFSLLNYVSSREESIALNKRKGAFVVIAGSGMCENGRVRHHLKNGIEQLETTIVLMGYQAAHTLGRRLINRDPKVKIFDRYYEVKAKVVQLSGLSGHADVEDFKWWYEESAKQGNIGQVFLVHGEPNSSKALSELIRDQCDLEPVIPHYQQSFEI, translated from the coding sequence ATGAAAATTACTTTCCTCGGAGCCGCCGGTGAAGTGACGGGCAGCCAGCATTTAATCGAGACAGATTCACGGCAAATATTGTTGGATTGTGGCTTGTTTCAGGGACACCGCGAAGAATCTTATATCAAGAACAGTCGGTTTGCTTATCCACCGGAATCTCTGGATGCGGTCTTTCTATCGCATGGTCACATGGATCATTGTGGAAACCTACCACGGCTTTACAGCAAGGGATTTCGTGGTCCAGTCTTTTGTACTTCGTCAACAGCTGACATCGCTGAAATCATGCTCAAGGATAGTGCTCGTATTCAGGAAGAAGACGCTCGCTACTTAGCCAGGAAATTAACAGAGAAACATCCGCCGATTGAGCCACTCTATTCAGAAGACGATGTGAATGGAGTGGTCAAACATTTTGAACGCTTGGATTATCATGAGTGGCACGAATTAGGAGATGACCTGAAAGTTCGTTTTCTTGATGCAGGACACATTCTGGGTTCAGCGATCATTGAAATGAAAATCAAAGATCAACGGGAATGGCGGCACATCGTATTTACAGGAGACCTGGGTCGGCGGGATTTACCATTACTTAGAGACCCGGAACCAATTGAAGGTTGTGAGGTTTTAATTTCTGAAAGCACATATGGTAATCGGGTACATGAAAAAGCGTCCGACATGAAAGAAGAGCTTTTCCAGATTTTGGATGAAGCCTACCGCGTCGAAGGGCGTGTGATTATCCCCGCCTTCAGTTTAGGGCGAACCCAGCAAATTATTTATTATTTGAATGATTTGTATAACGAAAAGCGTCTACCATACATTCCGATCTTTGTTGATAGCCCGCTTTCAACTCGATTGGTTTCCGTATTCCGGCATCATATTCATGATATGGACGATGAAGTCAAAAATGTTATCGAATCCGATAAAGATCCCTTCGGATTTTCATTACTCAATTATGTTTCCTCACGAGAAGAAAGTATCGCCCTTAACAAAAGAAAAGGAGCTTTTGTGGTCATCGCCGGGAGCGGAATGTGCGAGAATGGTCGCGTGCGGCATCATCTTAAAAATGGAATCGAACAATTGGAAACGACGATCGTACTCATGGGCTATCAGGCTGCTCACACTTTAGGACGGCGGTTGATAAATCGCGATCCGAAGGTAAAAATATTTGACCGGTACTACGAGGTAAAGGCCAAAGTTGTTCAACTGAGCGGGTTATCAGGACATGCAGATGTTGAAGACTTTAAGTGGTGGTATGAAGAGTCGGCAAAACAGGGAAACATTGGCCAGGTTTTTCTGGTACATGGCGAGCCGAACTCTTCGAAGGCATTATCAGAATTAATTCGTGATCAGTGTGATCTGGAACCGGTGATCCCACACTATCAACAGTCTTTTGAAATTTAA
- the trpB gene encoding tryptophan synthase subunit beta, whose amino-acid sequence MTTILSDVPDASGRFGEFGRRFVPETLMHALEELTQEYEKAKQDESFQSELNDLLKHYVGRPNPLYFAERLTKHCGGGKIYFKREDLNHTGAHKINNTIGQALLTVRMGKKRVIAETGAGQHGVASAVACARFGLECIVYMGEEDIRRQKLNVFNMKMMGAEVRAVTSGSKTLRDAVNDAMRDWMSSVESTHYIIGSVIGPHPFPMMVRDFQSVIGKETRAQCLEQTGKLPDQVIACVGGGSNSAGMFYPFIDDESVKLIGVEAGGRGPEPGEHASTLSYGAKGVLHGSFGYVLQDSDGQTQDVHSISAGLDYPGVGPEHSYWKDSGRVNYTAITDNEALEGFQTMAKQEGIIPAIESSHAIAHAMKVAREAHSNETIVVCLSGRGDKDVNEVARLLGQEI is encoded by the coding sequence ATGACCACGATTTTATCTGATGTCCCAGACGCTTCAGGACGTTTTGGAGAGTTTGGACGACGATTTGTTCCTGAAACTTTGATGCACGCTCTCGAAGAACTGACTCAGGAATATGAAAAAGCAAAACAAGATGAGTCCTTCCAGTCCGAATTGAATGATCTGTTAAAGCATTATGTTGGCCGGCCCAACCCTCTTTATTTTGCGGAACGCCTCACAAAACATTGTGGAGGTGGCAAAATATACTTTAAACGTGAGGACCTGAACCACACTGGCGCACACAAAATTAACAATACGATCGGCCAGGCGTTACTCACAGTGCGAATGGGCAAAAAGCGGGTCATTGCCGAAACAGGAGCAGGCCAACACGGAGTCGCGAGTGCCGTTGCATGTGCACGGTTTGGACTTGAATGTATTGTGTATATGGGTGAAGAAGACATACGTCGCCAAAAGCTGAATGTCTTCAATATGAAGATGATGGGTGCGGAAGTACGAGCTGTCACCAGTGGTTCCAAAACATTGCGTGATGCCGTCAACGATGCCATGCGCGACTGGATGTCAAGCGTGGAATCAACTCACTACATCATCGGCTCGGTCATTGGGCCGCATCCCTTCCCAATGATGGTACGTGACTTTCAATCTGTCATTGGAAAAGAAACCCGTGCTCAGTGCTTGGAACAAACTGGGAAACTTCCAGATCAGGTCATTGCCTGTGTTGGTGGTGGCTCGAATTCCGCTGGAATGTTTTATCCGTTTATCGACGATGAGTCCGTAAAATTAATCGGAGTCGAAGCAGGCGGTCGTGGACCTGAACCAGGAGAACACGCCAGCACATTGAGCTATGGCGCCAAGGGAGTGCTGCATGGTAGCTTTGGATACGTTCTACAAGATAGTGACGGACAAACACAGGACGTACACTCGATTTCTGCTGGTCTCGATTATCCGGGAGTCGGTCCCGAACATAGCTACTGGAAAGACTCTGGCCGAGTAAACTATACTGCGATCACTGACAACGAAGCACTTGAAGGATTTCAAACGATGGCGAAACAGGAAGGAATCATTCCCGCCATTGAATCTTCCCATGCGATTGCCCACGCGATGAAAGTGGCGCGGGAAGCTCATTCCAATGAAACGATTGTCGTCTGTTTATCCGGCCGCGGAGATAAAGATGTGAATGAAGTGGCCCGCTTGCTAGGACAAGAAATTTAG
- a CDS encoding lysylphosphatidylglycerol synthase transmembrane domain-containing protein, giving the protein MTEVQGTPSSNSTLPRVWKLIKWGLLALIFYYVGNQGYQLYQEQGEAITKIQIKPTWLILSGICYFVAWLPSVWFWQQLMIASSERTTFWPTARAYYCGHLGKYIPGKVSVLLIRATLLKDFGVRVSVAMLTAAYETLAVMGVGLVVFLALVPYVINAEQSTEWPAWIQSIQSRPLLVPFLFCFTLFVSLPLLSRLLKRISQKMSKLESEESSESQQASISIRLLYAGVLVFLISWSLHGLSLGLVIASLGDQGLVLRQWPLWTAAVSAALALGFAVLFAPAGLGIREGLLVAILTGCPEIGPVNAFVAALLMRIVSFTSEILSAFVLYYSFRSYEKVDQTSTHEDSSPEIK; this is encoded by the coding sequence ATGACCGAAGTACAAGGCACGCCCTCTTCCAATTCTACCCTCCCTCGGGTCTGGAAACTGATAAAGTGGGGATTATTGGCGCTCATCTTTTATTATGTGGGGAATCAAGGGTATCAGCTCTATCAAGAGCAGGGTGAGGCTATAACAAAAATTCAGATTAAGCCTACATGGTTGATTTTGTCTGGTATCTGTTATTTCGTTGCCTGGTTACCTTCGGTTTGGTTCTGGCAACAATTGATGATTGCTTCAAGCGAGCGTACCACATTTTGGCCGACAGCACGTGCATATTATTGTGGGCATTTAGGAAAATACATTCCCGGTAAAGTTTCTGTATTATTGATTCGGGCTACACTCTTAAAAGATTTCGGTGTGCGTGTTTCTGTGGCAATGCTGACGGCCGCCTATGAGACATTGGCAGTGATGGGAGTGGGGCTGGTGGTCTTTCTGGCACTGGTTCCATACGTCATTAATGCGGAACAATCGACTGAATGGCCCGCCTGGATTCAATCGATTCAGTCTCGACCCTTGTTAGTTCCATTTTTATTTTGTTTTACATTGTTTGTTTCTTTACCCTTGTTGTCCCGTCTTTTGAAGCGGATTTCGCAAAAGATGTCGAAGTTGGAATCAGAAGAATCGAGTGAATCGCAGCAGGCTTCGATTTCGATACGTCTATTGTATGCGGGAGTGTTAGTCTTTCTGATCAGCTGGAGTTTGCACGGCCTGAGTTTAGGGCTGGTTATTGCTTCTCTGGGAGATCAGGGACTTGTTCTACGGCAGTGGCCACTTTGGACTGCTGCGGTTTCTGCCGCGCTCGCTTTAGGTTTTGCAGTTTTATTTGCACCGGCGGGGTTGGGTATTCGAGAAGGACTTCTTGTGGCAATTCTTACCGGTTGTCCGGAGATTGGGCCTGTTAATGCTTTTGTTGCCGCCTTATTAATGCGAATCGTTTCTTTTACTAGTGAAATATTGTCAGCCTTTGTTTTATACTATAGTTTCAGGAGTTATGAGAAGGTTGATCAAACATCGACACACGAAGATTCCTCTCCTGAAATAAAATGA